In a single window of the Candidatus Eisenbacteria bacterium genome:
- a CDS encoding nucleotidyltransferase domain-containing protein, translating into MIETNARTAVADPLSESVRRLRGSMPAERIYLFGSRARGEATEESDFDFLVVVQDSPLPRYKREQQAFRALCDIGIAKDVLVFTRREFEKGLAVVTSLPATVAREGRLIYGG; encoded by the coding sequence ATGATCGAAACAAACGCACGAACCGCCGTCGCCGATCCGCTGTCGGAATCGGTTCGCCGCTTGCGCGGCAGTATGCCCGCAGAGCGTATTTACCTTTTCGGCTCCCGCGCCCGCGGTGAGGCCACAGAGGAGAGCGACTTCGACTTCCTTGTCGTCGTTCAAGATTCGCCGCTGCCGCGCTACAAGCGGGAGCAGCAGGCATTCCGTGCCCTGTGCGACATTGGAATTGCCAAGGACGTGCTCGTTTTCACGCGAAGGGAGTTTGAGAAGGGATTGGCTGTCGTGACATCCCTGCCCGCTACCGTCGCGCGCGAAGGGAGGCTGATCTATGGCGGATGA
- a CDS encoding HEPN domain-containing protein, which yields MADEKSQEVQAWLAKADNDLRGAEVDLAADPPLVEDALFHCQQAAEKAMKAFLTAHDTTFRKTHDLDELASACEQIDASLRDALNPTRDLTVFAWEFRYPGSDEAPPEAEAHDSLILARSAVDAIRERLLKII from the coding sequence ATGGCGGATGAAAAGAGCCAGGAGGTGCAGGCTTGGCTTGCGAAGGCGGATAACGACCTGCGAGGCGCGGAGGTTGACTTGGCAGCCGATCCGCCATTGGTTGAAGACGCGCTGTTCCACTGCCAGCAGGCGGCAGAGAAGGCCATGAAAGCCTTTCTGACAGCACACGATACCACCTTCCGCAAGACGCATGATCTCGACGAACTGGCGTCCGCTTGTGAGCAGATTGACGCTTCCTTGAGAGACGCCCTCAATCCTACCCGCGACCTGACGGTCTTTGCCTGGGAATTCCGTTACCCCGGTTCAGACGAAGCGCCCCCGGAGGCCGAGGCCCATGATTCCCTGATTCTGGCCCGGTCCGCCGTGGACGCCATCCGGGAACGGTTGCTGAAGATCATCTGA
- a CDS encoding helix-turn-helix domain-containing protein, which produces MRKISEVARLNASGLSIRQIARSCNVARSTVAEYLERLEASGLGWPLPPELTEEELEVRLFRQAQTR; this is translated from the coding sequence ATGCGTAAGATCAGTGAAGTAGCGAGGCTGAATGCCTCGGGGTTGAGCATCCGGCAGATTGCGCGCAGTTGTAATGTGGCGCGCAGCACGGTGGCCGAATACCTGGAGCGGCTGGAGGCCAGCGGACTTGGGTGGCCTCTGCCACCGGAACTGACGGAAGAGGAATTGGAGGTCCGGCTCTTCCGGCAGGCCCAGACGCGCG